The DNA region aatttataatttaattatttcaataattttaaataattaaatcaaaTGGAAACTTGCATACAAATAGTTCAAATATTAATGTGCTGAAATATATCTTACATTTATCTTTCTCTTATAAAAAAGTCATCAATACTTATAACAACTACATAGTCATGCAAAGAATAAAGAATAATAAAACCCctgtttaaatttattaaaaataaaacggTAGAAGAaacatttaaatataaaatgaaacttcaaacaacgataattaccataaaaaatatgaatttaatttttaaaactattACGGTGGGGAAATGAATTTTAATTGAAACTAAAAGTaagtatttaaataaaatttaatttatttatcttatGATTgagttttttaataaaaaagtaAGATAGAAATAATTTAACTTGAATGATATtcattcttcattttttttttaaatttaaataaacaaaaatgaaacaaaactcAACAAATAGAGTTGATAGATAAAAGAAATAGGAATGTAGAATTAAATcgaaaatggaaaaaaataatataaaattcgTGACCACATTCATAATGTAAATGACATAAATTGAATTAAACTTAATgtggatgatgaagatgacaaCATCACACCTAgttgttaaataaaataaaggcgACTCTCATTTAGTCGACTAAGTTCataatgaaacaataaaaattatgaaaaatgcaagaaactcacatgttttcaagatgtgacattgaaagaattgaaaacaacaatgaaaaaaatctgaaagaagaaaaaaattgaaactaaatcaatgaaatgtaaaaggagaaaaaagactTCATTATACcggattagaagaaaaaaattatcatttgATCAACTAAGTTcataataaattaatcaaaataaaaaaagcaagaaacttacattgGTTGAAGACATTTGTACTTAAATATATGAAATGAACAAAGAAAATTATCAAACGTTAAGGTGATACCTAAAGTTGAACATCATCAAGTAAACCACAACTTCCTTCGTTGAGAGTAGGACTTGCAAGCATGATTAAATGCCAAGGGAAAAAAGAGTAATTCATCAAGCAAGAAGTTAAAAAAGGAAATACATAAACCAAGAACAAAAGAATGCAATTGATGGCAAAGATGGTTTTGAAGTGAGAAAGGTTATTGAGATATGAAACTGAAAATAATCAAATGACTAAAGCATAGGAGACTGAGTCATACCTTGATGTCAAAATCGGCGCATGTGGTGCAAAGGGCTGGTACAATGGTGTTTCTCTATTGTGTGTGTGCTTTGATGTGAGGAAAACTTGTTTAAGAGATTTTATAGGGAGATGGTTGAAGCTGAAGAGGTGGGTGATGAGGTGGAACTTGAGAAGGTGGAAGAATAAGAAACTACGcgaattaaatttttttgaagGTGGAAGATTTTTGAAGCTCAAAAGGTTGATGAGAAGTTGTAACTGCTGAAtgtggaagatgaagagaaattAACGTTTGAAAGAAGGGAAAAAACCAATAATATTGGAGATGCAATCAACGGCCCTGATCCAATCTAACGAAAATAAGTAGTATTTTTACACAAATGTCCATGCTTAATTTGAGAGTTATGTACAATGAATTGTTCAATGACAAAATTACCCTCAAGGTAGcaaaaactcttcctttatatatagtatagatagatagatagatagatagatagatagatagatagatagatagatagatagatagatagataagttATAAGCTACCTCAAATGTGcttgtaaaaaaattataaactacTGATATAATCTCATTTATCAAACACTTAAATGGACTTTTAAAACTAGTCAAAACAAGACTTGCAGTCATCCTGACCATATAGACAGGGACGGACGTACGTCTAACACAAATGGGGCGATTCCCCCCTAGAATATAAAAATTTCGTTCATTGAGACTCGATCAACAGACTGGTATAAGTCTCTCATAGGATTCATTATACAATGTTAACTTGAACTATAATAGTGATGATAatagttttaaatttatgtaTATGCTTGTTGATAATGTTAACTTGAACtataaaatattgaaattttaaatatacACGGAGTCAATCAATCTAACCAACGATCCACTGATTTGATAGGTGACTCATTAACTCTATACCTCGACCGAGTTAATCACTAAGCCGAATTTTAAAACACTCTATAGGAAAATATTGACCTTCAATTGATTAATTAGGACTTGTGATCAATGAATTagtttaagataaaattaagagaaCTCGAAATTCCAACTTAGTAATTAAACAATCTACACAACTATAATTCATTCACAACACATTTTGCTCCATCCTTTTCCACCCCGggtttctttctatttttctttgacATATATTACTTGTCAAGTTCCtcactctcttttcttttcccttCATTCTATTTCTATCTCTCACCCACTTTCACCTCTTTTACACCAAATATTGGGATTTTTCCATATCTACATAACTACatttcattttataattttacatcaaatcaataattttaattttaaggaTTACAGTGTTGCCTATCCGGAGTTATCAATACACAAATCCAAAACAAGTACCTTTTCactgtaataaaaaaaaaatccaaataaaAGTATTGCAGCTGGTTTTATACATTGACATTCATGTTAAGGTGCCTCAGGTCATGTTCGGATGAAAAAACTAAAtatcataaatttaaaattcatttatttagATCCGCCAtttacaaaaaataaattgattagAAAATCATTTGTAAACTAGACTTAGAATCGCGCAATGTGTGAAtggttttttttagaaaatataaaGATATATTAAGCAAATGTTTTGGGAACAAAGCTCAAACGAGTACAAGGTAACAAAGTGATTAGTATAACAAAAAAGTTAATCACCTTATATAGAAACATCAACCCCAAAAGACCTCAGATAGAATGCCCCACAAAAAAGAAACCCGATCAAGAATATACAAAGGAGATTCTCAAATAATAAACACCAACCTAATAGGCTCCAAAGGCCCCTATCCCAATCTGCGCGAGCTAATTTGAGCGCCTCAGCTATTTAGATCTGCCAtttacaaaaaataaattgattagAAAATCATTTGTAAACTAAACTTAGACCCACGCGATGCGTGAATGATATGTCCACTTTTTTAAGCAATTATTAATGGatatatttttactatttattcACCCTAATATTATCGTTATTTGTTTAAATGAGATTGGGTTGTATAAACATAAAACCACAGAATGATGAAGTATAAATTGATGAACAAAATTATACAAACGAAGAAATAGAGTGGTCCAAGTAATGTGCAGCTTGTAGCAAATCTAAGAATGAAAAAACGGACTAATTTGGATAACAGTCTTATTAGAAAAGTGTGACACtcggggctgacgagggcggggagtgatcgccggtgcagtgaggcacgaacAAGGAGCGGCTTCTAGAagacttctaggcggagggacaCAGGAATGAGAAGATCTCGCACCCTAACAGGAgatattccgagactgtataggtatgagactatacagttgaggagggcataaaagatttgattggtactactcataacaacaataTGCAtattcttttcgggagcccaactcataaaaacttcaagattaagtgtgcttgccttggagcaatattatgatgggtgacctcctgggaagtttcaTTAGGAAGTGCGTGAGTGAGAACAAAGCACACGAAAAGACTcatgttgttaccgtgaggtcagtcgtcagatcgggatgttacagaaAGAATGTGGCTTAATTTGATATAGCAAGCTATTCACTTTTTCATCCACATCAAGCATGGAACTAAAAAATATGAACCTTTGTTTAATAAAAATTACCATGCAGTTTTTCCATTGATACTCAACATGAAGGGACGAAATAAGAAAGAATCAAAAGGGCTCTCAAGATTAGAATAAAGTTTGGGCATAACAGTATCCGAAAATTCAAGTAATTCAGCCTTCTCAAGTGTGATGGAGGAAGTAGAATTTATAGATAAGGTTATGGAAAGGCATATGTTGGTGATGGGGGAATCAAAGATTGCAAGTTCTGTTGCATCATCTCCTTGTCATAACTCTTTGTAACAAAAGTTAACACGTTTATATATATCCATCGAAGACAAATCTGGGAAATGATTGGAGATTAACTTTCTGAACAATAgttaaattaaaagaaagaaaaaaagatgtCAGAGCTAAATCACTATTCACTAATGCTGCTActtagaaaataatatatagtagaTAGATACATGAGTTTTAGTCTTGCCATGAGTATGCGATTCTTTCTGGATGTCCTTGTCCACTACTAAATTAGCTCCCCTGATGGCACCCATCCTCAGGGGTGAGAAAACAGTTATGCCAAATTGCCAATACAAGGCCATTTTCATTGCAAAAATCTCCAAGTTTCACTTATTTCAAATTAGGGGACTACCCACTACAACAAAAATATTATGTAAAGTGTTAAACTAATTTATGAGCGCATCGTTAATTACTTAATCGATCGACTGCAGGTCGGATGGTAGCAAAGCAGAGTAGTCTCTCAAGCTTCTTGATAGAGAAGTTGTTGACTCCAATGGCCTTGGTGAGGCCAAGTCTCTGGCTTTCCTCCATTAAAGATCACACACCCTGCATGTCAAATTCCACGATTTCTAATACTTCAATAGGTTATTTGATTGCTCATTGTTTATTAGCAATGGCCCAGTGATAGATCAAtccaattaataaattaaaattaaagcacTTGTAATCATAACCTTAGATTTCTGCATAGCATGAATAATGAGTTCAAGATGGTTGTCAATAATCCACACTTTAGAAGTAACAAAGAGGTCATCTATGGATGTAATTAATCAAAGTTGAAGTTCTTCTGCTATGGCGGCTCCTACATACTGCTCCACTTCTACAACACTTTAAATGTGTAAATTATTTATTTCGTACAAACTAATACttgtaaataattttatttagaaATTTCCAATATCTTCTTGTTTGATCATTTTTATCGGTtgtttaattataaattatGTTATGGTAATAGTTTTAAATTTACATATGCTTGTTGATAATGTTAACTTGtactataaaatattaaaaaatttaatatacacACAATCAACCAATTCGACCAATGATTCATTGATCTGACCGGTGACTCATTAACTCAGTACCTCGACTGAGTTAATTACTGAGCTGAATTTCAAAACAAGAAAACATTAAActtcaattggttaattagGCCTTGTGATCAATGGATTAGTTTAGATAGAATTAAGAGAATTCGACATTCCAACTTAGTATCTAAACAATCTACACAACTATAATTCATTCACAACCACATTTTTCTCCATCCTTTTCTACCTCCCggtttctttctatttttctatttttttttcttttccaaataTATTACTTGAAAAGTTTAACACTCTTTTCTCTTCCCTTCATTCCATTTCTATCactcaaccccccccccccccccccccacctcTTTTTCACCCAGTGTTGGGATTTTTTCCATATCTCCATAACTAcatatcattttaaaaattttcTTCAAATCAATAATTTTAAGGATTACATTGCTCCCTATCAGAAGTTATCAATACACAAATCCAAAACAAGAACATTGATGTTAAGGCCTCGCCTCATGTCATGTTCGGATAATCGGATGAAAatctaaatattataaatttaaaattaaaataaattaaaaattcaacTATTTAGATCTgccattttcaaaaaataaattgtttAGAAAATCATTTGTAAATTCCTCAGCTAACGTTGCTTAAAGAAACTTGTTTTTCTATTATacggatgaagaagaaaacaataaCTTCCACCCTACACAAAAttaacaaaggaaagggaagtggAGATTTCATCTTCAACTGCATTCATAATTTCATATCCCAAGTCTTTCATAAACGATCCCCatagaaaagatgaagaaactTGCAATAACCAACTAGCTTATGATCATTGGGTGTCACTCGATCCCATTTTCCCGTACAAAATATGGCATATGCATCAGCCCCATACCTAAATCAAGAGATAACAAGTATAAGCATAGGAAAAGAAATAAATTCATTGAAAAATGAGGAgttctaattaaaattaattgttaaaaaaattatgatcaTATACAATGAAAACCAGAGATTTTCCAACTGATGATTAAAAAATTAGTTTTCCCGTTAACATGCATATCTAACTTGAGGATTCAAATGAATAAAAGGAAGACACAAACACACCATTGTAAACACAATTAGAAGAGCATGACATTACATACTTGCCAACACCATGTAACTGAGTTACATGAGTCCAATTTTCCGCCAAATATTCACGAGAAAAGCGTTGCAGCATAGCAGCCCTTTTATGTAAGCCTAGTGACCGTATTACCTCTAAAATTTCATCTTCTGATACTTGAGTGCAGGTTTCAGCATCAGGACATAACTTGAAAAAGTTTGATATAACTTCTTTTACCTGCACATtgcaaaaattatataaaaatataaataaatatgtgTCTAGACACACACACATTCAAAACTAAAAATCCAtccatataatttaaatttccaCCATGTTGACATCACTCAAATCATATCATAGATGAATTAGcagttaaaaatttaaaatccaaGAAGACATAAAGAAGGTTTGTGTGAAATGTGACCAGTGACCCTATCTAACTTGTTTAATATCATAAAGCTGGAAACTTGCTAAATAACACACCGCAACTAGAAGGACTATCCATGTCATAATCACCAAAACCCATCTTGGTAGACATGCAGTGAGAACAATGCAATAGGCAATATATGTGCGTATGTTCTAATCCTCACTCAACTTTTTCCGGGTATGTTTTGATACTCGTTGACGTCAATGTTAACGGGCGTTAGCACTCACTTTGAGGCAAAAGATGAACGGAACTCTTCTTATAGATTGAGATTAATGTGTTGTCATGTTAACTCAATTAGTACACAAACATGCTTCTTTGTTGCCAAGCTATGCCTTAAATTTATAATGCATAGCCACCAGATCAAGGCAGACATACAACAGTTTGAAAACCTTCCCGCAGATGATGTCAAGCCAAGTATCAAAACTAAAGAAGAGTGTTTTTATAAAAAGGAGAAACTTCAGCACAGAGAAAAAAGAACTAGCAGgagaataataaataaataaagactaAGGTGAACAAAAATGCTTAAAAAAGCATAATGGAACAAACTATACAATAAAGATTCACATTCATAATGGAAGTTCAAGATAGCAGTACTTTTGGAGCGTTTACGCGCAGAATATAGTAATAGAGATAGGCCGAAACAAAGCTCACATATCAAAACCCCTCCTCTGTTCTCTTGATTGTTATGACCTCTAGaaggaaacatgagcttttccCTTGATTCAGGAAAACACAACAGATTGTTCACTGCAGCGTAGAACAAGTCACCAGTTCCGTTCATTTTCACCAATCTCACACAACAATTATTTACTGCAAAATCCTATATAATTTGGGAATTTTCCCACCCACATAACAAACAGTTTAGAAAGCCAAAATCAAGAACAATAACAGTAACTTACAGAGCCTTTTAAAGCAAATCAACAGATGAATGGAAATACTCATGTACAACAGCCATAAATCTCAGAGCGAAAAACAAACTCCTTACTCCAAATTATTCAAACACAAAGATACAATAGCAAGGTATATGAAGGCCAAGGCCAACAGTAAAACATCAGCTTAAAATGTAGTCAAAACTAAGAAATAAATGGTGCAGAAAATCAAAGCATTCAGATACTATTGAATAGAAAAAAGGTGAATACTTTTAACATACCTGCCGACCAGTAGTCAGGTTGAGCAGCATGCAAATTGCCAATACTCTCCAAGGGTCAAAGGCATGATCTTCTTGAATGAGATGTATATGAGATCGTGGAGGCACCCATGTATTATCTGCCGTTCTTTTTTTGTAAGCTTCATTCCGCTTCTCAGAAGCTGAAAATCTGATTGGAGGTTTTCTGACTTTTTTAGTTGGAGGGTGTTTTTCAGAACAGCTAGGTTTCTTCAATTGTAGGAActttttctcctcttcttctccttttttcttcctcttcttggaGCTCTTTTCTTCAACCACAGTCTCTTCTTTAATGTTTGGCTTCTTGTTAGCTCCTTCCTTTTCCATCATAGACTTCTTTTCATGAATCATGTGTTCTTCTTTCGTTTTCATCTTAGACTTCATTTCTTCAATCACATTATCTTCCTTAcctgaaattattttttcaaaatcttcatccCGCTCCTCAGAAGCTGAAAGTCCCCTTTTAGTTTTCCTAGCTTTCTTTGTTGGAGTGGGTTTTTCACAATAGCTGGGTCTTTCTAGTTGTAACTTTTGTTTCTTCTCGCCTGCTactttgttcttcctcttggaGCTCTTTTCTTGAACCAAGCTTTCTTCTTTAACTTTTGAATTCTTGTCAACTTCTTCCTTTTCCATCTTAGAATTTATTTCTTCAAGCACATTTTCTTTGTTATCCCACTCCTCAGAAGCTGAAAGCCCCCTTTTAGCTTTCTTAGTGGGTTTTTCATAATAGCTTGTTCTTTCTAGTTGTAACACCTGTTTCGTCTTGACTGCTCCTTTGCTCTTCCTCTTGGAGATCTTTTCTTCAACTATACTTTCTTCTTTAAGAATTGATTCCTTTTCAGCTCTTTCCTTTTTCTCCATAGACTTAATTTCTTCAATTACATGTTCTTCCTTTTCTGGAGttctcttttcaaaagtttTATCCCGCACCTCAAATCCCCTTCTAATTTTCTTAGCTTTCTTTGCTAGGGTAGGCTTTTCTAGTTGTAACATTTGTTTATTCTCGTCTGCATCTCCTTTGCTCTTAGTCTTGGAGCTCTTTACTTCAACCAAGCTTTCTTCTTTATGATTTGATTTCTTTTCACCTCTTTCCTTTTTCATCCTAGACTGCATTTCCTCAATCACATGATCTTCCTTATCCGGAGATCTCTTTTCAAAAGTTCCATCCCGCTCCTCAGCAGCTGAAAGTCCCCTTCTAGTTTTCTTAGCTTTCTTTGCTAGGGTGGGTTTCTCACAACAGCTTGGTTTTACTAATTGTAACAACTGCTTCTTCTTGTCTGATTTGCTCTTAGTCTTGGATCTCTTTCCTTCAACCAAGTTTTCTTCTGTAAGGTTCGACTTCTTATCAGCTTCTTCCTTTTTCACCTTATAGTTCACTTTTTCAACCACACTTTCTTCCTTGTCCGGTGATCTTTTTTCAATAGTTTCATCCCCTTCCTCAAAAGCTGATTCTCCCTTTTTAGTTTTCTTAGCTTTCTTTGCCGGGGTGGGATTTTCACAACAGGTGGGTCTTCTTTTATTGTCttctttgttcttccttttagACCTCTTTTCTTCAACCACATTTTCATCTTTAAGCTTTGACTTCTTTTCAGCTACTTCTTTTTTCATCCTAgacttcttttcctcaatcataATATCTTCCTTATGGTTTGAATGTGATGAAATGTATGCATGCTCCCTCATGCTAAAAGCCTAAAACAGTAATAGCAATAATATCATTAATGAAACGTAAAGGAACAATAATGAAATGTTGATGGTATACTCACATGTGAACTCAAACAGCAATTAGGGTTTACGAAACTAGCTTCcttctttcttctgcttctgtgGTATGTATCTGAAAGTAAAGCAAAGTGAAATTCATGTGAGAATCAACATCAACATGGTTaaataaatacataaataatagaCAAGGCCATCGCCATGAATAGAAAGCATAAAAACCTTAGTTTCGTAGCTTTTCACGGTGAAGAAGTAGACAAAGAGGAAGGAGAGTTTGATGAAATCACAGACGGGAAAGATAGTGTTCTTTGATTGTGATTgtggttgtggttgtggttGTGTTTGTGAGAGAGAGATGTCAGATGAGAGTGTTATTTGGAATTTGAAGGGTTGATGAGGGTTTGGGTTTTCATTTTGGGCGGCGTTTCTTTTTTCAGCGTTTGGAATTGGAATTTGGAACTACTCTAGTTTATCAAActctaaggctatgtttggcatgtttagctgataagctagctgaaagctgaaaagctagctgaaagcttataagctagcttatcagcttagctgaaagctgatagctgaaagctgaaaagctacgtgattgaaacaaaagtgtttggtagaactagctgttaaacaagctgaaattgtaaaatgacataaaaggacatacttgtataattatttttatatttaacattactttattttcacattaataccaatatgatattaatattaaaattattatcactttaaatatttttattagctacagttatatatcatcttaaaaatataatctgtaaccaaaaaaaaaatcttaaaaatataatttttatttatttttattaatataatatttataatacttgtggtgcgcagcggtgtggcgggaatggtggcggaaactgcatacataagtgtgaggggaaaataagtttagtgtttttataaatatataagggtaatggtagaattttaataaaataataaggataaaaatgagaataaatttaataagctataagctacctgagatagcttatagcttaaagctttaagctactaaaataagctccttcaccaaacacttttgaagaacttttaagctagtcaaataagctttaagctagtcaaataagctataagctagctgaaatgacatgccaaacatagcctaaattCTCTTTTGCCAATAAAATGCTTCTTTTCGCGGCCAAAATgacgggatttgggtttggcgccccagccttttttttttatcccaaaagtacccatcggtaaatgatttaccgatATCAAAATACGAATCGGTAAAACATTAACCGTTATTTTTCCTCAGTTTGAACACCTTCACACCATTACCCAAaacacgaagaacaatatcggttaatCATTCACCGATTGTATTATGATatcggtaaatcatttaccgttTTCATTTCTGCCAGTTTTGATCACCTTTTcgccattactcctccctccaccaacccctccaccattactcctccatcAACAACCCCCCATCCCATAACTCGCCCACACAACCTTATTCTACCATTACTCCATtcctccctcacatttcacctttccatcaccaccaccatctccacatttccaccaccaccaccaccaccaacaccaccaccaccaagggaaagctttaaacttctggtaagtgttgttagcttttggtactttatttatagttagtttaagtagttagttgttagtttaagtagttagttaagttagttaagttggtaatttaggctgCTGTATCGTGAACAATATCGGGAAATGATTTGTCGTTAATGTGTCGGATTATGATATTCCGTTATAGGCTCGGATTTTGATTTGTCGTTACTGTGTCGGATATTGATTTACCGTTTggcttccagggatgacagattccttttttcttggtgaatcacaattgatacatgcAGAGGATTGTaaaatgataatccagaggagcaaccatcaccagttgaacctccgattatatctatagatgtctctcatttgtatcagactgatcaggtactcattgcacaaatttttgcatgttttgtttatcctttgtttgtgccttgttttatgccttatgccttgttttTCCTGAAACAACGTttccctttgaaagatgatcttatgaaatgggttcgcgacatttctatggcaaataattttgttttggtgacaacaaagtctgatagtggtgcgaagggaagaaaagaatatgtcattATGGGGTGTGAGAAACATAGTGTGTATATTCCCTACAGAGATCCTGATCTTGTTAAAGAAAcgtcaacacaaaagacaggttgtccttttaggctaAAAGGACGACGTACGAAAGATGGTAAAGGatggtggttgaaggtgatggagggtagacacatccatctcgcagctgggtcactacttggccacaattaCGCTGGTCGACTGACTAGTGAGGAGAAGGAGGATgtgataaatcaggctaagacttgggttccaccgagaaagatgttggcgtccttgaaggaaacaaatccttcaaacttgactaccatccaacaaatttatggtgtttgcaagcggTTCAGACAATCTGTTCGTGGGTCATTGACAGAGATGCAATACTTGCTGAAGAAGTTAGACGGTGAGAAGTATGTTCACTTCGAAAGAAATGAACCCGAATCGGAAGtgattagagatatattttgggctcatccgaatgccgtcaaacttttcaacacattcccatatgtagtgatcatggattgcacatacaagaccagcAAATACAATCTACCCTTGCTAGAGATTGTTGGCCTGACCTCCACggataaaacatactcaatagCATTCTGCTACATTGGTAGTGAGGGCACAGATGAATACATTTGGgcattggagtgtatgaagtctctaatTTCCGACCAATCTAGGTTGCCTAAAGTGACTGTGACAGACAGAGATCTTGCgttattgagtgctgcttcaCAAAGCCTTTCCACCACTACCCATTtactatgcttgtggcacatcaacaagtgtgttttggcaaagtgcaaagagtatgttggcacggatgattttgctcaagaggttatggacaagtgggccgaattggtagatgctccaacagttccagaatttgaagctcattggattgaattgtttaacatgtgcaagcttaaacacaagttgaaatttgccacttattgttctactacatggttggtccacaagcagaaatttgtcaaggcatggacaaatcatgtgatgcattttggaacaacaacaagtaacaggtacaaaaattatgttatgacttgttatatgtatttcatttcatagattattacagtattaattcttacatgcgcgttgttggtttgcagggctgaaggtgcacacgccagcttgaagttgatgttgcggaacagtaagggtgacctggccacatcatgggatgagtcgcatagtttgaccatCAATCGTCACACTGAGatagtagcatcgtttgagcgcagtatgaataaaattgtcacattttcaagacccctttctacacaaatattaggggatttgtgtcaaacaaatgctTGAAACTCATTGATGCTGAACAGACAAGAATGCAGTCCTACGACGGTAGATGCGATTGcttattgagagagactcatggactaccttgcggttgtcaacttgcaggttaccggtcaaccactctcctgtcaactacttccaattatttatatttgtgtttcaATGTGACATgtttgtgaacttgcagattaCGAGAGGATTCCGCACGAGgccattcatccattctggaagagcctaagttgggagcatgtacctgttgcagatactggCAGCTCAGATATTTGCGGGCTAAACCATGGAGAGATGCCCCAAGAAGTTGAGGCACTGACACGTTATTTcca from Lotus japonicus ecotype B-129 chromosome 2, LjGifu_v1.2 includes:
- the LOC130737530 gene encoding uncharacterized protein LOC130737530 isoform X1 codes for the protein MREHAYISSHSNHKEDIMIEEKKSRMKKEVAEKKSKLKDENVVEEKRSKRKNKEDNKRRPTCCENPTPAKKAKKTKKGESAFEEGDETIEKRSPDKEESVVEKVNYKVKKEEADKKSNLTEENLVEGKRSKTKSKSDKKKQLLQLVKPSCCEKPTLAKKAKKTRRGLSAAEERDGTFEKRSPDKEDHVIEEMQSRMKKERGEKKSNHKEESLVEVKSSKTKSKGDADENKQMLQLEKPTLAKKAKKIRRGFEVRDKTFEKRTPEKEEHVIEEIKSMEKKERAEKESILKEESIVEEKISKRKSKGAVKTKQVLQLERTSYYEKPTKKAKRGLSASEEWDNKENVLEEINSKMEKEEVDKNSKVKEESLVQEKSSKRKNKVAGEKKQKLQLERPSYCEKPTPTKKARKTKRGLSASEERDEDFEKIISGKEDNVIEEMKSKMKTKEEHMIHEKKSMMEKEGANKKPNIKEETVVEEKSSKKRKKKGEEEEKKFLQLKKPSCSEKHPPTKKVRKPPIRFSASEKRNEAYKKRTADNTWVPPRSHIHLIQEDHAFDPWRVLAICMLLNLTTGRQVKEVISNFFKLCPDAETCTQVSEDEILEVIRSLGLHKRAAMLQRFSREYLAENWTHVTQLHGVGKYGADAYAIFCTGKWDRVTPNDHKLVGYCKFLHLFYGDRL
- the LOC130737530 gene encoding uncharacterized protein LOC130737530 isoform X2 encodes the protein MREHAYISSHSNHKEDIMIEEKKSRMKKEVAEKKSKLKDENVVEEKRSKRKNKEDNKRRPTCCENPTPAKKAKKTKKGESAFEEGDETIEKRSPDKEESVVEKVNYKVKKEEADKKSNLTEENLVEGKRSKTKSKSDKKKQLLQLVKPSCCEKPTLAKKAKKTRRGLSAAEERDGTFEKRSPDKEDHVIEEMQSRMKKERGEKKSNHKEESLVEVKSSKTKSKGDADENKQMLQLEKPTLAKKAKKIRRGFEVRDKTFEKRTPEKEEHVIEEIKSMEKKERAEKESILKEESIVEEKISKRKSKGAVKTKQVLQLERTSYYEKPTKKAKRGLSASEEWDNKENVLEEINSKMEKEEVDKNSKVKEESLVQEKSSKRKNKVAGEKKQKLQLERPSYCEKPTPTKKARKTKRGLSASEERDEDFEKIISGKEDNVIEEMKSKMKTKEEHMIHEKKSMMEKEGANKKPNIKEETVVEEKSSKKRKKKGEEEEKKFLQLKKPSCSEKHPPTKKVRKPPIRFSASEKRNEAYKKRTADNTWVPPRSHIHLIQEDHAFDPWRVLAICMLLNLTTGRQVKEVISNFFKLCPDAETCTQVSEDEILEVIRSLGLHKRAAMLQRFSREYLAENWTHVTQLHGVGKYVMSCSSNCVYNGMGLMHMPYFVRENGIE
- the LOC130737530 gene encoding uncharacterized protein LOC130737530 isoform X3; translated protein: MREHAYISSHSNHKEDIMIEEKKSRMKKEVAEKKSKLKDENVVEEKRSKRKNKEDNKRRPTCCENPTPAKKAKKTKKGESAFEEGDETIEKRSPDKEESVVEKVNYKVKKEEADKKSNLTEENLVEGKRSKTKSKSDKKKQLLQLVKPSCCEKPTLAKKAKKTRRGLSAAEERDGTFEKRSPDKEDHVIEEMQSRMKKERGEKKSNHKEESLVEVKSSKTKSKGDADENKQMLQLEKPTLAKKAKKIRRGFEVRDKTFEKRTPEKEEHVIEEIKSMEKKERAEKESILKEESIVEEKISKRKSKGAVKTKQVLQLERTSYYEKPTKKAKRGLSASEEWDNKENVLEEINSKMEKEEVDKNSKVKEESLVQEKSSKRKNKVAGEKKQKLQLERPSYCEKPTPTKKARKTKRGLSASEERDEDFEKIISGKEDNVIEEMKSKMKTKEEHMIHEKKSMMEKEGANKKPNIKEETVVEEKSSKKRKKKGEEEEKKFLQLKKPSCSEKHPPTKKVRKPPIRFSASEKRNEAYKKRTADNTWVPPRSHIHLIQEDHAFDPWRVLAICMLLNLTTGRQDFAVNNCCVRLVKMNGTGDLFYAAVNNLLCFPESREKLMFPSRGHNNQENRGGVLICKRSYIKLFQVMS